In Gambusia affinis linkage group LG06, SWU_Gaff_1.0, whole genome shotgun sequence, one DNA window encodes the following:
- the slitrk3a gene encoding SLIT and NTRK-like protein 3 yields the protein MLWVTLLSTIALGWTTPIPLLEDSEEIDEPCFEPCDCEVKEGIFHVHCDSKGFTNVSQISQIWSRPFKLNLQRNLMRKLYFNSFLHLNNAISINLGNNALQDIHAGAFNGLGILKRLFLHENKLEVFRNDTFLGLESLEYLQADYNVIKRIESGAFRHLHKLRVLILNDNLIPMLPNYLFRSVSLTHLDLRGNRLKTLQYKGTLEYVGRSLMEIQLEENPWNCVCEIVQLKTWLERIPYTALVGEITCETPFHLHGKDLREIKRSELCPLLTDGEIEAKLGIPRVPFSNENTWPTKPSSMLSPFHNTASSVEYKDRPAKPTKKPTRRPTKNPPTPRSIYPGLNQPPIAGYQTRPPIPIICPANCICNLHINDLGLTVNCKDKGFHNISELLPRPLNAKKLYLSGNLIQKIYRSDFWNFSSLDLLHLGNNQISYVQEGAFINLPNLKSLYLNGNEIERLSPGMFRGLQMLSYLYFEYNVIREIQSHSFSLMPNLQLVFLNNNLLRSLPNDAFAGTNLARLNLRRNHFVSLPVHGVLEHLTSIVQIDLHQNPWDCSCDIIPLKQWLEKLSSVIVVGEVTCNTPEYAFGKDLRSLEVEVICPELKYSSDPSPALPGRDDLTTGSSEMGESSRRGAVPLSVLILSLLILFISAVFVTAGLFAFVLRRRKKLPFRKRSEVDLTGIQMQCRIFEDPPRQSCAGNPGTPEKPTPSLHTHSHTTHTHGHGHVYDYIPHPVTQMCNNPIYKPREGEIAEEEMAQFAEKKDNGSSSNSNYRTLLEKEREWTLAVSNSQLNTIVTVNHTTADISGFHENGGLCPTVIDSQRPTPTVGFVDCLYGTVPKLKDMHVAHAHPPGMQYPDLQQDARLKETLLFTAGKGCYPDPSQSDYLELRAKLQTKPDYLEVLEKSYRF from the coding sequence ATGCTGTGGGTTACCTTGCTGAGCACCATAGCCTTAGGATGGACCACACCAATCCCACTGCTGGAGGACTCGGAGGAGATCGACGAACCCTGCTTTGAACCGTGCGACTGCGAGGTCAAGGAAGGCATCTTCCATGTCCATTGTGACAGTAAAGGATTTACAAATGTCAGCCAGATCTCTCAGATTTGGAGCCGACCCTTCAAGCTCAACCTGCAGAGGAACTTAATGAGGAAGCTCTATTTCAACAGCTTCCTCCATCTTAACAATGCCATATCCATCAATTTGGGTAATAACGCCTTGCAAGATATACATGCTGGGGCATTCAATGGCTTGGGAATACTTAAACGACTGTTTCTCCATGAAAACAAACTAGAAGTTTTCCGAAACGACACATTTCTGGGGTTGGAGAGTCTAGAATATCTCCAAGCAGATTACAATGTTATTAAAAGGATTGAAAGTGGTGCATTCAGGCACCTTCACAAATTAAGAGTACTTATATTAAATGACAATCTCATACCCATGCTGCCAAATTACCTTTTTCGGTCTGTGTCTCTAACACATTTGGACTTGAGAGGTAACAGACTAAAGACATTGCAGTATAAAGGCACACTGGAGTATGTTGGGCGGAGCTTGATGGAAATCCAGCTGGAGGAAAACCCTTggaactgtgtgtgtgagattgTCCAGTTAAAAACATGGCTAGAGAGAATCCCTTACACAGCTTTGGTGGGCGAGATCACATGTGAGACCCCATTCCACCTACACGGGAAAGACCTACGGGAAATTAAACGCAGTGAGCTCTGTCCTCTTCTCACCGATGGAGAGATTGAGGCCAAGTTGGGAATTCCTCGGGTGCCATTCAGCAATGAGAACACTTGGCCTACTAAACCTTCCTCCATGCTTTCCCCCTTTCACAACACAGCCTCTTCTGTGGAGTACAAGGACAGACCTGCGAAGCCTACCAAAAAGCCTACCAGACGGCCCACAAAGAATCCACCAACTCCTCGTAGCATTTACCCAGGCCTCAACCAGCCCCCCATTGCTGGCTACCAAACAAGACCACCCATTCCAATAATCTGTCCAGCTAATTGTATTTGCAACCTTCACATCAATGACCTTGGGTTAACAGTAAACTGTAAAGACAAAGGCTTTCACAACATTTCAGAGCTTCTGCCTCGACCCCTTAATGCCAAGAAATTGTATCTTAGTGGGAACCTGATACAGAAGATCTATCGTTCAGATTTCTGGAACTTCTCAAGTTTGGATTTACTACATTTAGGGAACAACCAGATATCCTATGTCCAGGAGGGTGCGTTTATCAACTTGCCAAActtaaaaagtttatatttgaatGGTAATGAGATTGAGCGCCTCTCTCCTGGTATGTTTCGTGGACTTCAGATGTTGAGCTATCTTTACTTTGAATACAATGTCATCCGTGAAATCCAGTCTCATTCTTTCTCCCTAATGCCCAATCTGCAATTGGTTTTCCTCAATAATAACCTGTTGAGGTCATTACCCAATGATGCCTTTGCTGGCACCAACCTTGCACGTCTTAATCTTCGCAGAAATCACTTTGTTTCCCTGCCAGTTCATGGTGTCCTGGAGCATCTGACTTCCATCGTTCAGATCGATCTCCATCAGAATCCCTGGGATTGCTCATGTGATATCATCCCTCTCAAACAATGGCTGGAAAAGCTATCCTCTGTCATTGTGGTGGGGGAAGTCACCTGCAACACACCAGAATATGCTTTTGGAAAGGACCTGCGTTCGCTTGAGGTTGAGGTCATCTGTCCTGAGCTGAAGTATTCTTCAGATCCCTCTCCAGCTTTGCCTGGTCGGGATGACCTCACCACAGGGAGCTCTGAAATGGGGGAATCAAGTAGGAGAGGGGCTGTTCCACTGTCGGTTCTCATCCTCAGTCTGCTCATCCTCTTCATTTCAGCGGTGTTTGTTACTGCTGGGCTCTTTGCCTTTGTCCTCCGTCGCAGAAAGAAGCTACCTTTCCGGAAACGTTCCGAGGTGGACCTGACTGGGATCCAGATGCAATGCAGGATTTTTGAGGATCCGCCAAGGCAAAGCTGTGCCGGCAACCCTGGCACGCCGGAAAAACCAACACCCAGTTTGCACACACATTCGCACACTACTCACACACATGGACATGGCCATGTTTATGATTACATCCCGCACCCTGTGACTCAAATGTGTAACAACCCTATCTATAAGCCAAGAGAAGGAGAGATTGCTGAGGAGGAGATGGCACAgtttgcagaaaagaaagacaatgGCAGCAGTAGCAACAGTAACTATAGAACCTTgttggagaaagagagagagtggaCCTTGGCGGTCTCCAACTCTCAGCTCAACACTATTGTTACGGTCAACCACACCACAGCGGACATTTCAGGATTTCATGAGAATGGAGGGCTCTGCCCCACAGTGATTGACAGTCAGAGGCCCACACCAACAGTGGGCTTTGTAGACTGTTTGTATGGGACAGTGCCCAAATTAAAGGACATGCATGTTGCACATGCACATCCACCAGGCATGCAGTACCCAGATTTACAGCAGGACGCACGGCTGAAGGAGACATTGCTTTTCACAGCCGGGAAAGGCTGCTACCCTGATCCCTCCCAAAGTGATTACCTCGAGTTAAGGGCCAAACTTCAAACCAAGCCAGATTACCTCGAAGTCTTGGAAAAATCCTACCgtttttaa